TGTATAATCCTTTTTTGTAATCTTCGTGCAAAGGTGTTCCTGGCATCACCATTAGTGGATAAATTTTGAGCATGTCTGGTTTGTAATCTTCGTTGTTGAAGAGTTCTTTGAATATTTGTTTTTCTTCTTCTTTACTTGTATCAGGCAGTCCTGGCATCATGTGAAAATTTAGTTTGAATCCTAGGTCTTTTAGTTCTTGTATGCTTTTCTTTGTATCTTCTAAGGTGTGTCCTCTTTTTACTTTTTTTAATACGTCATCTTTCAGTGTTTGTACTCCTAGTTCTATTCTTGTGCATCCTAGTTCTAGCATTTGATTTCCGTGTTCCTTAAAGCCTTGGTCTGGTTTGGTTTCTATTGTTAGGCCCACGCATTTTATTTTTGAGTCTTCGTTCTTTTTTTGTGCTTCTTTTAGTGTGTCTTTATTTTTTTGTTTGTGTTCTAGGATTTTTTTTCTTATTCTATTTCCTCTTTCCTCGTTTTTTATGCTTCCTGGTAATTCGAAGAATTCTTTGAATTTTTTAGCATTAAATTCTTCTTCGTAGAATAATTGTGAGAAATCATTTAATGCGTTGAATACTTGTGTTATGTATTGTTCTCTGTATTCTTTGTTTGTTGCTATGAATGTTCCTCCCATGATTATTATTTCTGCTTTTTCTGGGTTTTGTCCTATTGCTATGTATTGTTCTAGTCTGTTAAATACTTGTAAGTATGGATCGTAGTTGTTTCTGATTCCTCTCATTGTTGCTGGTTCGTTTCCTGTGTATGATTGTGGTACGTCTCCGAAGTAGCTTTGTTGTCCTCCCGGGCAGTATGTGCATTTTCCGTGCGGGCACTTAGCTGGGTGAGTCATTATTGCTATGGTTGCTACGCCTGATATTGTTCTTACTGGTTTGGTTTGTAGTGTTTTTTTTAGTTCAGGTGTTTCTTCTAAATTCAAGTATAATTCTATGTCTGTTGGTATTTTTTTTAAGCCGTATTTTCTACAGAGTTCTATTTTTTTCTTTGCTATTTGGTTTTTGTTTGGTTTTTGTTTTAAGTATGTTAATATTTCTGATAAGAATCCTTGGTCCAGTATTGCTTCGTTCATGTTGTTTAGTAATTTTGTTTATTATAATAATGTTTAGGCTTTTTTGTTGTTTTTTGTAGTAAATTATTTAAATAATCTTTGTATTAAATTTTAAGGAGGTTGATATTTATGGCGAAGAATGATTTTTGGGGAGATTTTTTCTTCATGACGAGTTTGGTTACGCCTAGGATTATTAAAATTATTAATATGGTTGTAATAATTTTTCTTGGTTTGGGCGTGATTGCGTCTATTTTTGGAGGATTTGTTTCTTTCATTATGGGCGTTGTGGGAGCTGTTGCTGCTTATGTATTCTTGAGGATATGGTTAGAAGTGGCTCTGGTTTTGTTTAGAATTGAGGAAAATACTCGTTCTAAGAAGAAATAATTATTTTTTTCTTTTTTTATTTAATACTACTTAATAGTGATTATTTAGCGATAGTTTTATATATTTTTGTTTATTCTTTAGTTTTATGAAAGTCGTCGCGACCAATATTCCTAGTCCTTTTGATAAGGCCGCGTTAAATATGTACGCTGAAGAATTTAGTTTAGGCATTAATGGATTAGTTGTTTTTCCTGAGAATTCTTTTAACGAGCAAGATTTAGAAAAATTGTTTGAATTAAGTAATCATTACGACGTTGGTTTAGTTGGTACTTTGAGAGAGCAGAATTATCAGAAAGTTATTTGTGTTTCTAATCAGTCTTTAAGTGTTGGTTCGTCTAGTTACACCGGTTATTTTATTCCGCGTATTGATTCTGATTCTTTGTTAATTACTAATTTGGATAAGGCTCTTTTTGATTTTTATTCTGATGATAAACTTTTAAATTTCTGTATTGGCGATAAATCATTTAGTGCTATAACTAGGATCTGTTCAGATATTGGTTTGCCTTATCTTCATGATGATGTTTGTGATTTTTTGATTGTTCCTTCTGAAATAGAGCATCCTAAGGATTGGTTTAAGAAGAATATTGGTTTATTTTCTAATAATTTTAAGGATGATTCTTTAATTATTTATTCTCCTTTGAAAACTAATGATTTTAATGATTGTAATTTTCGAGAAGTTGGAATTTATAATTCTGAACTTAAGAATTTAGGCGTTCAAAAAAAAGATTATGCTGTTTTTGATTTTGGTAATTAGTAGAAATTTATTTTAAGTAATTAGTAATTCTTTGTTTTTATGAAGCAAGATTTCTTGGATCATTATAGGAACGTTGAAGTGGAAGCTTTATCTAGATTAAAGGATTTTGAGCGTTTTCGTGATGCGTCTCACGACGATTTATTTGAGGAATTGGCGTTTTGTGTTTTTGCTGCTAATTCTAGTGCTGAGATGGGTTTGTTAGCTGTTGAATTATTAAGGCCTGTTCTTCATCATGGTTCTTTGGATGATTATAAGCGTAGTGTTCATAAGAAAGTTAGGTTTTATAATAAGCGATCAGAGTATTTATTTTTTAATCGTGAAAAACTTAAAGAATTAGGTATTGATTTGAAGCATGTTGTTTCTGATGAAGATATTCATGTTAAAAGGTTGTTTATTAAGAATAATCTTAAGGGTTTTGGTTTGAAGGAATCTAGTCATTTTCTTAGGAACATAGGTGTTAAAGGATTATGTATTGTTGATAAGCATGTTCTTAGTGTGATGAAGGAATTAGGAGTTCTCGAGGTTGATGAGTTTCCTTTTAAGGACTCTGATTATTTTAGGATTGAGTCGAAAATTAAAGAGTTTGCTGATGAACACAATCTTGATGTTGATGTTCTTGATTTGGCCATGTGGAGTTTTCGTACTGGGAAAATCATTAAGTGATTAATTTTTTTCTTTGAGTTTTTCTAGGAATTTTTCAGGATTTTTTCCTTTTACTTCTTGCCCCCACAATACGAATATCCTGTTGATTTTGTTCCTATACTTCTTTGGCACTATTTTTTTTAGTTCTTTCTCTGTTTGTTCTGGTGTTTTTGTTTTTACTAGTTCGAATACGTTTGCGATTCTGTGTACGTGTGTATCTACGCATATTTCTTGTTCGTCGTAGAGCTCTGCTAATACTAGGTTCGCTGTTTTTATTCCTATTCCAGGCATTTTTATTAATTCTTCTTTAGTTCTTGGCACTTTTCCTTTATGTTTTTCTAGGAGTATTTGCGTTGTTTGTTTTATGTGTTTGGCTTTGGTTTCGTTGTAATTTATTTTTTTTATATCTTCTTTTAATTCTTCTTTTGTCGCGTTCGCTATTTCATTTAAGGTTTTATATTTTTTAAATAATGCTTCTGCGACTGGTATCGTTATTTCGTCTCTTGATTGTGCTGATAGCATCGTCGTTATTAATAATTGCCAGTCTTTTTTCCATCCTTCTCCCGCTAATCTTTTTTTGTTTTTTCCATATTTCTTGTTTGCTTGTTTCCATATTTCTAAGAATTCTTTTTGTTTTTCTTTAATACTCAGGTTTTTATTCATTTTATTAGTGAATAGTTATTTATTTAAAGGTTTTTTTAATTCTTTCTTTTTAATAATTATTTTTGGGTGATATTATGAGTAAGGCTTTGTATATGGATGATTCTTATTTGAAAGAATTTGAGAGTGTTGTTGAAAAAGTTGTTGGCGATTCTGTTGTTTTAAAAGAAACCGCTTTTTATCCTAGTAGTGGTGGTCAGCCTCATGATACTGGCTTCATTGTTAGAGGAGTTGACGAATTCAAAGTTGTTGATGTTCGAAAAGAGAGTGGTGAAATTATTCATGTTCTTGAAGCTAATGGTTTAGTTGCGGGTGATGTTGTTAAAGGTTTTATTGATTGGAATCGTCGTTATAATTTGATGAAAGCACATACAGCGACTCATGTTCTTTGTAGTATTCTTCATAATGAAACTGGTGCTTTGATTACTGGTAATCAATTGTATGAAGATAAATTAAGAATTGATTTCAATCTTGATAATTACGATAAAGAGTTATTAAAAGAATTAGTTAATAAAGCTAATGGTGTTCTTGTTCAAGATCATTCAATTTCTTCTTATTATTTATCTAGGGAAAAAGCTTTTAAGTTGCCTGGAGCTTTGAAGCTCGCTAATATTTTACCTCCTAATATTAAGACTTTGAGGATTGTTGAGATTGAAGGTGTTGATGTTCAGGTTGATGGAGGCACTCATGTTAAGAGCACTTCTGAAGTTAAGAATTTGAAATTGTTAAAAACTGAGAATAAAGGTAAGAATAATCGTAGATTAGTTGTTGGTTTTGAATGAAAATTTTATAAATAAAGGTTTGTTTCAATAATAAAATGAAGTGTCATGTTTGTAATTTGAAAGTTGAACAAGGTATTCTTGGTAAAGTTTTTGGTACTTACGTTAAGAATACTAAAGGCAAGAAAAGATTAGTTTGTAGTTCTTGTCAGTCTAAGCTGTCTCTTGATGAACTTAAAGAAAAAATTGAATAGTGCCTTTGTAGCTCAGTGGTAGAGCGTCTGCCTCGTATCCTCTAAACGAGTTTTTTAGGACTCGATTAAGGGGTGGAGTAAGCAGAAGGTCGCGAGTTCAAATCTCGCCAGAGGCTCTTTTAATTTTAAAAAAAAAATTGTTTTTCAAACAAAGAATTATTTACATTTGAAATCCAAATTTTTTTAAATCTTTGATTTTGAGAATTAATTCATTAGTATTTCTTTTATTTTTTCGTATATCTCAGGGTACTTAGTAGGTTTTATCATATCTCTATGAAAATTATCCACTAAATCACAAGTTCCTTCGAAGTAATAATTCGTGGTGAAGTTTAATTCTGCGCTTCTTGTTTGCACTATGCCGTCTCCGTCTGCTCCGAATGTGTTACAACCCGTTCCTATTAGTAAGTGTATTTGTTTTTTTGGAGGCGATATTTCTTTATTTATGTAATTCATAAACCCGCTTTCTTGGTACATATCGTCGCATTCTGTTTGTCCTCCGAAGAATCTGCACAGATATGCTAGTCTTTGTGGTACTCCTTGGTTAGGTGTTCCTACTAATATTATTGTTCCTAGTGAGTTTTCTCCGTATTTTTCTATGTATGTTCTTGTTACTAATCCCCCCATTGAATGCGCGATTATATCCACTTCTTGTTTTTTGGTTATTTTTTTTATGTATTCTATTATTTCATGAAGTTTCTCTGCGTGTTCTGTTATGCTTTGAATTCTTATTGATAATTCTCCCGGTGTTATTTCTCCGAATCTTAGTACTTCGTAATATGTCGCTTTAAATATTGGTGTTGCAAAGTTTCTTGTTAATTCATTCTCTTCATATTCAGGATAATAAGATGGTCCTATTATTCCTGCAGGATAATATTTATGTTCTTGAGTTATTTGTTTTACGAAGTCGTTAAAAGCGTTCGTGGAATGTAATGCTGAATTAAAGCTATAAAACGAGTATCCATGTAATACTATTAAAGGATTTTTTTGTTGTTGTATGCATTCTTCATAGTCACAGCATGATTCGCATTTGTTTTTGAAACAACACGTCGCTGATACGTCTTCTATTATCTTTATGTTAGGAGTCATTATTTTTATTTCTTTTATTAGTTCTTTTTGTTTAGTTATTATTGGAAATTCTAATTCTGATGTGCATGTTAAGAAATATTTTTGGGTTTCATTTTCTAAATAAGTTAATGGTAAGAAGTATTCTTGTTTTGATTCATTATGATTATTTAAATAATAGTTTTGGTTACTTGTTTCATTTACTCTTTGAGCATAATTCATTAACAAGTTTATTAATTTTGTTGCATTAGTATCATTTATTTGTTGTATTTGCCATTGTAACATCGATTGTTCCACTAATCTTTTTTCTGTATCTATTTCTAGTATTTCTTGTTTTGTTAGATTTTGTCTTTTTGTTTCTTGTTGTTCTTTTAGTTCTTTTTTTAGTTCTTGTATTATTTGTGTTTCTTCACATAATAATGTTGGTTCTTGTATGTTTGTTTCGTTACTTATTATTTTTATTTTTTCATTGCAGTTTTCTTTGTTTTGTAGTAAGCATAAATCATTATTCATTAGTTGAATCCAAGTATTTATTTCATAAAATGATGATTCTTTTAATTCATCATGTGTTTTCTTTAATTGTAAAGATTTGTTTTGTATATCTATTATTAAATTTTTTAATTCTTGATAGTTGTTGAATTTTTTTTCATTTAACGCAGTTAATAATTTGAGATTTAAATGGTGTATTTCTTGTAAATTAGTTTCTGGTTCTTTGTCAGATAATATTATTATTTTGTTTATTTGATTTAACAAGTTTATTTCTTCTCTAAAAGTTGTTAATGTTTGTATTGCTTCATTGTATATTTCTTGTTCTTTTTCTATTATGTATATTAAGTGATTGGCTTTTTCTTTGAAATTTAATGATTTTTCAATCACATTATGTTTTTTTATTTCTTGTTCTACATATGAATAATTCTGTGTTTTCCAATCTTCATTTATTTTATCTAAGTCTTTTTCTAATATGTTTTGAAAAAATATTAATTCAATTATTTCTTTTTCTAAGTGATCTTTTTTCATTTGAGAAATATTGTTAACAATAGCTTGCGCCATTAACGTGTTTGTTTGACCAGCCATTATTAGTTCAGTTATTTCATTTATTATTGTTTGTACTTCTTCTTTTTTTAGTTGTTGTTCTTTGCTTGGTTCGTAATTCATAGTTATTAAAGCAGTTCTTATAACTGGTAAAGTCATTGCTTTACACATATTTGATTCATAATTTATACAACTTATTTCGAACAAATACATTATTTGTCCCGATCCCAATTTATTTGTTGATAATATTGATTCATATTCATGTTTTTTATAGTTTGAAAAATAAAATTCGCCTTTATCTAATATTTTGTTTTCACTTAAATCTTTTAATTCGTATTCACAAGTAGTTTTACAGAAAAGATTTGTTCTTATCTCTGTTTCTATTAATATTTGTTCTTTTTCATTTTGTTTTGTGTTAATATTTATGTTTTGTGGACTTGTTTCCATTATTATTTGTTCTGCGTAGTTTGATCTTATGTTTATCATCATAGCTGATGAAAAATAAAGAATTATTAGGATTGTTAATACAATCAATATTCTAATTAGTTCTTTTTTGTGCTTTTTTAAGTTATCAACAAGGCTTGATTTCTCTTTTTTTATTTTTTTAGAGATTTTTTTGTTTGTTCTCTTTTTTTTATCTTTTT
The nucleotide sequence above comes from Candidatus Woesearchaeota archaeon. Encoded proteins:
- a CDS encoding tRNA uridine(34) 5-carboxymethylaminomethyl modification radical SAM/GNAT enzyme Elp3 yields the protein MNEAILDQGFLSEILTYLKQKPNKNQIAKKKIELCRKYGLKKIPTDIELYLNLEETPELKKTLQTKPVRTISGVATIAIMTHPAKCPHGKCTYCPGGQQSYFGDVPQSYTGNEPATMRGIRNNYDPYLQVFNRLEQYIAIGQNPEKAEIIIMGGTFIATNKEYREQYITQVFNALNDFSQLFYEEEFNAKKFKEFFELPGSIKNEERGNRIRKKILEHKQKNKDTLKEAQKKNEDSKIKCVGLTIETKPDQGFKEHGNQMLELGCTRIELGVQTLKDDVLKKVKRGHTLEDTKKSIQELKDLGFKLNFHMMPGLPDTSKEEEKQIFKELFNNEDYKPDMLKIYPLMVMPGTPLHEDYKKGLYKPLNTEDAIKILAEIIPEIPEYCRVMRVQRDIPPTQAEAGVNMSNLRQAIDQEIQKQGKKIKEIRVREIKNQEIKEPTTLNVTEYEASKGKEYFINVEDANQKLLGFLRLRFPSTQLRKEITNKTALIRELHVYGEATAPQKTGITQHRGIGKQLMKKAEQITKEQGKNKIVIISGIGVRKYYEKLGYQHEGPYMTKKI
- a CDS encoding DUF4282 domain-containing protein: MAKNDFWGDFFFMTSLVTPRIIKIINMVVIIFLGLGVIASIFGGFVSFIMGVVGAVAAYVFLRIWLEVALVLFRIEENTRSKKK
- a CDS encoding endonuclease III, giving the protein MNKNLSIKEKQKEFLEIWKQANKKYGKNKKRLAGEGWKKDWQLLITTMLSAQSRDEITIPVAEALFKKYKTLNEIANATKEELKEDIKKINYNETKAKHIKQTTQILLEKHKGKVPRTKEELIKMPGIGIKTANLVLAELYDEQEICVDTHVHRIANVFELVKTKTPEQTEKELKKIVPKKYRNKINRIFVLWGQEVKGKNPEKFLEKLKEKN
- a CDS encoding alanyl-tRNA editing protein gives rise to the protein MSKALYMDDSYLKEFESVVEKVVGDSVVLKETAFYPSSGGQPHDTGFIVRGVDEFKVVDVRKESGEIIHVLEANGLVAGDVVKGFIDWNRRYNLMKAHTATHVLCSILHNETGALITGNQLYEDKLRIDFNLDNYDKELLKELVNKANGVLVQDHSISSYYLSREKAFKLPGALKLANILPPNIKTLRIVEIEGVDVQVDGGTHVKSTSEVKNLKLLKTENKGKNNRRLVVGFE
- a CDS encoding alpha/beta hydrolase, which produces MSKKDKKKRTNKKISKKIKKEKSSLVDNLKKHKKELIRILIVLTILIILYFSSAMMINIRSNYAEQIIMETSPQNININTKQNEKEQILIETEIRTNLFCKTTCEYELKDLSENKILDKGEFYFSNYKKHEYESILSTNKLGSGQIMYLFEISCINYESNMCKAMTLPVIRTALITMNYEPSKEQQLKKEEVQTIINEITELIMAGQTNTLMAQAIVNNISQMKKDHLEKEIIELIFFQNILEKDLDKINEDWKTQNYSYVEQEIKKHNVIEKSLNFKEKANHLIYIIEKEQEIYNEAIQTLTTFREEINLLNQINKIIILSDKEPETNLQEIHHLNLKLLTALNEKKFNNYQELKNLIIDIQNKSLQLKKTHDELKESSFYEINTWIQLMNNDLCLLQNKENCNEKIKIISNETNIQEPTLLCEETQIIQELKKELKEQQETKRQNLTKQEILEIDTEKRLVEQSMLQWQIQQINDTNATKLINLLMNYAQRVNETSNQNYYLNNHNESKQEYFLPLTYLENETQKYFLTCTSELEFPIITKQKELIKEIKIMTPNIKIIEDVSATCCFKNKCESCCDYEECIQQQKNPLIVLHGYSFYSFNSALHSTNAFNDFVKQITQEHKYYPAGIIGPSYYPEYEENELTRNFATPIFKATYYEVLRFGEITPGELSIRIQSITEHAEKLHEIIEYIKKITKKQEVDIIAHSMGGLVTRTYIEKYGENSLGTIILVGTPNQGVPQRLAYLCRFFGGQTECDDMYQESGFMNYINKEISPPKKQIHLLIGTGCNTFGADGDGIVQTRSAELNFTTNYYFEGTCDLVDNFHRDMIKPTKYPEIYEKIKEILMN